A stretch of Vulpes vulpes isolate BD-2025 chromosome 4, VulVul3, whole genome shotgun sequence DNA encodes these proteins:
- the DDX21 gene encoding nucleolar RNA helicase 2: MPGKLLSDAGLDSETAMEEVETPRKQNEKKGRKEKPKSIKTEEATEVKEIPSPKAKKVKKKAESNEVDMNSPKSKKAKKKEEPSQDDIISPKTKSVKKTKESFEKKVVSPKTKKVIKSEEPSEEEISAPKPKKMKKEKEMNGEIGEKSPKLKNGFPHSGLVSNTSETLGEESNSELEQEIPVEQKEGAFSNFPISEETIKLLKARGVTFLFPIQAKTFYHVYSGKDLIAQARTGTGKTFSFAIPLIVKLQGELQDRKRGRAPQVLVLAPTRELANQVSRDFSDITRKLAVACFYGGTPYGGQIERMRNGIDILVGTPGRIKDHLQNGKLDLTKLKHVVLDEVDQMLDMGFADQVEEILSVAYKKDSEDNPQTLLFSATCPHWVYNVAKKYMKSTYEQVDLIGKKTQKTAITVEHLAIKCHWTQRAAVIGDVIRVYSGFHGRTIIFCETKKEAQELSQNVSIRQDAQSLHGDIPQKQREITLKGFRNGDFGVLVATNVAARGLDIPEVDLVIQSSPPKDVESYIHRSGRTGRAGRTGICICFYQHKEEYQLAQVEQKAGIKFKRIGVPSATEIIKASSKDAIRLLDSVPPTAISHFKQSAEKLIEEKGAVEALAAALAHISGATSVDQRSLINSDAGFVTMILRCSIEMPNISYAWKELKEQLGEDIDSKVKGMVFLKGKQGVCFDVPTAALTEIQEKWHDSRRWQLSVATEQPELEGPREGYRNFRGQREGSRGSRGQREGSRGSRGQREGSRGFRGQREGNRSFRGQRSRGGNKNNRHQNKGQKRSFSKAFGQ, from the exons ATGCCGGGGAAACTCCTTAGTGACGCGGGTTTGGACTCCGAGACCGCCATGGAAGAAGTGGAGACACCGCGGAAGCAGAATGAGAAG aaaggtagAAAGGAGAAACCAAAATCTATTAAGACTGAAGAGGCAacagaagtaaaagaaattcCTTCCCCTAAagctaaaaaagttaaaaagaaagctgAGTCTAATGAGGTTGACATGAATTCTCCTAAatctaaaaaggcaaaaaagaaagaggagccaTCTCAGGATGACATAATTTCTCCTAAAACCAAAAGtgtgaaaaaaacaaaggagtcctttgaaaagaaagttgtttctcctaaaacaaaaaaagtaataaaaagtgaAGAACCTTCTGAAGAAGAGATAAGTGCTCCTAAGCccaagaagatgaagaaagaaaaggaaatgaatggaGAAATTGGAGAGAAAAGCCCCAAACTGAAGAATGGATTCCCTCATTCTGGACTTGTCTCTAACACCAGTGAAACCCTAGGGGAAGAAAGTAACAGTGAGTTAGAGCAG GAAATACCTGTGGAACAGAAAGAAGGAGCTTTCTCTAATTTTCCCATATCTGAAGAGACTATTAAACTTCTCAAAG CCCGTGGGGTGACCTTCCTGTTTCCTATACAAGCAAAGACATTTTACCATGTCTATAGTGGAAAGGACTTAATTGCACAGGCGCGGACAGGAACTGGGAAGACATTCTCCTTTGCCATCCCTTTGATTGTGAAGCTCCAGGGAGAACTGCAAGACAGGAAAAGAGGTCGTGCCCCTCAG gtACTGGTTCTTGCACCCACGAGGGAGTTGGCAAATCAAGTAAGCAGAGACTTCAGTGACATCACAAGAAAGCTGGCGGTGGCTTGTTTTTATGGTGGAACTCCCTATGGAGGTCAAA TTGAACGCATGCGGAATGGGATTGATATCCTGGTTGGGACCCCAGGTCGTATCAAAGACCACCTTCAGAATGGCAAGCTAGATCTCACCAAACTTAAGCATGTTGTCCTGGATGAAGTTGACCAGATGTTAGATATGGGGTTTGCTGATCAAGTGGAAGAGATTTTAAGTGTGGCATACAAAAAAG attcagaAGACAATCCCCAAACATTGCTTTTTTCTGCAACTTGCCCTCATTGGGTATATAATGTTGCtaagaaatacatgaaatctaCATATGAACAGGTGGACCTGATTGGTAAAAAGACCCAGAAAACGGCAATAACCGTGGAG CACCTGGCTATCAAGTGCCACTGGACTCAAAGGGCAGCAGTTATTGGGGATGTGATCCGAGTATATAGTGGTTTTCATGGGCGTACCATTATCTTCTGCGAAACCAAGAAAGAAGCCCAGGAGTTGTCACAGAATGTGTCCATAAGGCAG GATGCCCAGTCATTGCATGGAGATATTcctcagaagcagagagaaatcaCTCTGAAAGGTTTTAGAAATGGTGATTTTGGAGTTTTGGTTGCAACTAATGTTGCTGCTCGTGGGTTAGACATCCCTGAGGTTGATCTGGTGATACAGAGTTCTCCCCCAAAG GATGTGGAGTCCTATATTCATCGCTCTGGGAGGACGGGcagagctggaaggacagggattTGCATCTGCTTTTATCAGCACAAGGAGGAGTATCAGTTAGCACAAGTGGAGCAAAAAGCg GGAATTAAATTTAAACGAATAGGTGTCCCGTCTGCAACAGAGATCATAAAAGCTTCCAGCAAAGATGCCATCAG GCTTTTGGATTCTGTGCCTCCCACTGCCATTAGTCATTTCAAGCAGTCAGCGGAGAAACTAATAGAGGAGAAAGGAGCTGTGGAAGCCCTGGCAGCAGCCTTGGCCCATATTTCAGGTGCCACATCAGTAGACCAGCGCTCTCTGATCAACTCAGATGCG GGCTTTGTGACCATGATCTTACGATGCTCAATTGAAATGCCAAACATTAGTTATGCTTGGAAAGAACTTAAAGAGCAGCTGGGAGAGGATATTGATTCCAAAGTGAAAGGAATGGTTTTTCTCAAAGGAAAGCAG GGGGTTTGCTTCGATGTCCCTACTGCAGCATTAACAGAAATACAG GAAAAATGGCACGATTCGCGTCGCTGGCAGCTCTCTGTGGCCACGGAGCAACCAGAGCTGGAAGGACCTCGGGAAGGATATCGAAACTTCCGTGGACAGCGGGAAGGCAGTCGAGGCTCCCGGGGACAGCGGGAAGGCAGTCGAGGCTCCCGGGGACAGCGGGAAGGCAGTCGAGGCTTTAGAGGACAGCGGGAGGGAAATCGAAGCTTCAGAGGACAGCGATCAAGAGGTGGCAACAAAAATAACAGACACCAAAACAAAGGCCAGAAGAGGAGTTTCAGTAAAGCATTTGGGCAGTAA